Proteins from one Alphaproteobacteria bacterium genomic window:
- the trkA gene encoding Trk system potassium transporter TrkA, protein MKVIVCGAGQVGFNIARHLAGEQNDVTVIDQSPELIKKVGDQLDVQARIGHAARPDVLDAAGAATADMIVAVTFADEVNMVACQVAHALFNVPTKIARVRAQAYLQPMWQDLFSREHLPIDVIISPEIEIARAVLRRLQVPGAIDMTPFADDRVRMIAVRLDEDCPIIDTPLRQLTELFPDLHIRVVGMIRRGKVIVPGGNDEMEIGDEVYFAVDTEHVSRAMAAFGHEEREARRIIIVGGGNVGLFLAQELEATQPGVMLKLIEASQERAEQVAEALGRTVVLHGDALDSEILDEANVRATETIVAVANDDEANILSSLLAKREGCQRAVTLVNDASYGPLMTSLGIDVVVNPRAITVSRILQHVRRGRIRDVYSLPDGVAEVLEAEAMETSTLIGKTISESNLPAGVIIGALVRGDEVIIPRGDTIIEPHDRVIIFTIADMVKKVEKMFSVRLEYF, encoded by the coding sequence ATGAAAGTCATTGTCTGCGGTGCCGGTCAGGTCGGCTTCAACATCGCCCGCCACTTGGCCGGCGAGCAAAACGATGTCACCGTCATCGACCAGTCGCCGGAACTGATCAAGAAAGTGGGCGACCAGCTTGACGTCCAGGCCAGGATCGGCCATGCCGCGCGGCCCGACGTGCTTGATGCCGCCGGCGCCGCCACGGCCGACATGATCGTCGCCGTGACCTTCGCCGACGAGGTCAACATGGTGGCCTGCCAGGTGGCCCACGCGCTCTTCAACGTACCCACCAAGATCGCCCGGGTGCGGGCCCAGGCCTATCTGCAACCCATGTGGCAGGACCTGTTTTCCCGCGAACACCTGCCCATCGACGTCATCATTTCGCCCGAAATCGAGATCGCCCGGGCCGTGCTCAGGCGCCTCCAGGTGCCGGGCGCCATCGACATGACGCCTTTTGCCGACGATCGCGTGCGCATGATCGCGGTGCGGCTGGACGAGGATTGCCCCATCATCGACACGCCGCTCAGGCAGTTGACCGAGCTCTTTCCCGATCTTCACATCCGGGTGGTCGGCATGATCCGCCGGGGCAAGGTCATCGTGCCCGGCGGCAACGACGAAATGGAGATCGGCGATGAGGTCTATTTCGCCGTCGACACCGAACACGTCAGCCGCGCCATGGCCGCCTTCGGCCACGAGGAGCGCGAGGCCCGGCGCATCATTATCGTCGGTGGCGGCAATGTCGGCCTCTTTCTGGCCCAGGAGTTGGAGGCCACCCAGCCCGGGGTGATGCTGAAACTGATCGAGGCCAGCCAGGAGCGCGCCGAGCAGGTTGCCGAGGCGCTCGGCCGCACCGTGGTGCTGCACGGCGATGCCCTGGACAGCGAAATCCTCGACGAGGCCAACGTGCGCGCCACCGAAACCATCGTTGCCGTGGCCAATGATGACGAGGCCAACATCCTGTCCTCGCTGCTGGCCAAGCGCGAAGGCTGCCAACGTGCTGTGACGCTGGTCAACGACGCCAGCTACGGCCCGCTGATGACTTCGCTGGGCATCGATGTTGTGGTCAACCCCCGGGCCATTACCGTCTCGCGCATCCTGCAGCACGTCCGTCGGGGCCGCATCCGGGACGTCTATTCGCTGCCCGACGGCGTCGCCGAGGTGCTCGAGGCCGAAGCCATGGAGACCTCGACCCTGATCGGCAAGACGATCAGCGAGTCCAACCTGCCGGCCGGCGTCATAATCGGCGCCCTGGTGCGCGGCGACGAGGTCATCATCCCCCGCGGCGACACCATCATCGAGCCCCATGACCGGGTCATCATCTTTACCATTGCCGACATGGTGAAGAAGGTGGAGAAGATGTTCTCGGTGCGCCTGGAATACTTCTAG